From the Choloepus didactylus isolate mChoDid1 chromosome 20, mChoDid1.pri, whole genome shotgun sequence genome, one window contains:
- the LOC119516741 gene encoding peptidyl-prolyl cis-trans isomerase A-like, whose product MVNPAMFFNMAVDSKPLGCVSFELFADKVPKTAENLPALSTGENGFGYKGSCFHRIIPGFMCQGGDFILHNNTGDKSIYREKFGDEKFVLKHTDPGLLSMANAGPNTNCSQFSICTTKTEWLDGRPVIFGKAKEVMDIVEAMEHFGSRNGKTSKKITIVDCGQV is encoded by the coding sequence ATGGTCAACCCCGCCATGTTCTTCAACATGGCCGTTGACAGCAAGCCCTTGGGCTGCGTCTCCTTTGAGCTGTTTGCAGACAAAGTtccaaagacagcagaaaatcttcctgctctgagcactggggagaaTGGATTTGGTTATAAGGGTTCCTGTTTTCACAGAATTATTCCTGGGTTTATGTGCCAGGGTGGTGACTTCATACTCCATAACAACACTGGTGACAAGTCCATCTACAGGGAGAAGTTTGGTGATGAGAAGTTCGTCTTGAAGCATACAGATCCTGGCCTGTTGTCCATGGCCAATGCTGGACCCAATACAAACTGTTCCCAGTTTTCCATCTGCACTACTAAGACTGAGTGGTTGGATGGCAGGCCCGTGATCTTTGGCAAGGCGAAAGAGGTCATGGACATTGTGGAAGCCATGGAGCACTTTGGGTCCAGGAATGGCAAGACCAGCAAGAAGATCACCATTGTCGACTGTGGACAAGTCTAA